The Solanum pennellii chromosome 7, SPENNV200 DNA segment AAGATATTGTTGGTGTTGTACTCATTAGTCATTATATCAGCTTGATTAGTTGcatcaacttttcttgaattgacaaagactcttggttattatgTGTCCACAGAACATGCTTCGATGCAACGGATCACAGAAAAGAGTGATGTATACAGCTTTGGTGTGGTCCTCTTGGAGGTACTAACAGGAAGGCATCCACTGGACCCAACGTTGCCCGGAGGTGCACACTTAGTACAATGGGTACGAGATCATTTACAAAGCAAGCTCGATCCAAATGACATTCTTGATCCAAAGCTTAGAGGCAGGGCTGACCCTGAGATGCATGAAATGCTGCAAACTTTAGCTGTTTCATTCCTGTGTGTGAGCACGAAAGCTGATGATCGTCCGATGATGAGGGATGTTGTAGCCATGCTCAAGGAAATTCGGAATGTTGATCCTGTTGTGTCTGAATCCGACCTGTTGAAGAAAAATGCAAGTGTAACACCTCTTCCAAAATCACCTGGCACCAAGAATGTGGATTCTCAAATGTCTTGTAGCTGCTCTTTTGTATTTTCTGATAACTCTATCACCAAATAAGGCATCaacatagtgaacaaatttgtgaATATAGCATTATTAGCAGTATGAGTTAGAGCAGGTTatagattttataaaaaaatcatgtatCCTAATTAAAGAAGTTTTCAATTTAGCATAAGCATTATAGAGTGAAAAGATCAGTTTTCATCATTATCTGAAATTGGTAGACTTTTTACATATACCAATTCAAATGACTGTTCACTTAATATCGTTTTCgctcttttatttgaaattctATGATAACGACTATTTTCCAAAGACGCAGGCAGAAAAGTAGTATTTCTATGTTATTTTCTCACCAGCCTAAGCCTTCAGTAAGCGAATCGATAAAAAGTAATAGATATTTGGTTAAATAATTATGTGCATACAATTTGTTCTAAACATCACCGTTATTAAAGTACACGTGGGAAGTGAATCAATCATTGTGGGGGAGAAGGTTTTGGAGTTATGTACCTTGAATTTATTGAATGCAAATTAAGATTCCCAATTGTCTTGTAAGAAATAGTTAAGCTACCAACTATGAGTTGGCCCCATCACATGATCATGTGATTTCTGATAAAAGCTTTAATAAGCAATTAGTAGGCTAGTGGGTTGGGGATGAATGTcacataacttcaatttcaagTTGGAATTTATCCTCATAATGTGGGATTTTGTGTAAAAACATGATACCATTTGCTTGAAAATAGTTTCATATATAATCGGGTCTCGAGTTTAAGTTATGTGAAAATATAAGGAGTGATTTCTCCTTTAATGAACCTTACACGACATTAATATGTGATTTGgtaaataaattcatatttatccaAGGGAAAATCATGACTAGATAAATACCACAACCATATATGGGGAACGGACAGAAAATTGTCTATCAATGTATGAAAAACAAGCAGAAAACATGTGAATTTTTTCGATAATCTAGAAATCCCGAGGACAGGTGGCACATACTTAGAAACTCAACAGATAATGAGCTCGCCCTTCTACTCTTCTCCACTTACCTATCAAGTTTTTGTCCATGAAAGGTTTCAAATCTCATGACGCACATCTAACCCACACATCATTGTACTCTTATCACTTGATCAAAACCCAGAGGCAAAACACAAAGTTAAAAATGGAAACATTCTTATTTACAATCTGGTTAATGTGGCAAAATACAGTACAATTTACTTCCAGTGAAACTGCTCACTTCCTGATACAAAAAGACTTTAGGGCTCTTGACCTCTTGCCTTCTGTGCTGATCTTAACacttaaaaaactatttttgagATGGCAAAAATAGACCGAATAATTGACCCAGTTCCTTGTACTTCCACTAAGGGCCATTTTACAGTAGGAAGAGCTCGTCTACCTCATCGAGTTAAGGCAACATCAAACAGATCATTATAATCCCTTTCGCTGAGTAAAGGGACTCTATTGAGGATGGCTGGATTCTAACTTCTTAAGTATGAAACTAACCACGCTCCAATCAAAGCCACGATACTGAAGCCAACGAATAATCCTTGCTTTACGTTTTTCTCTAGGCACATCTTGCCCTTTAAGCCACTGTTTAGATGCCTGGACATATAATTGATCCAGAGACGGTTTTGATATAGCATGTCCTGATTCTCTTGATTCTTGCTCTTCACCAGCTTCGTCATTCTTGAAGACCAATTTTATGGCATTGTCTGCATCCACTTCACTTACACCCTTCTTGATCAAGGCCTAACAAAAAATGGCAAGGCCATTCAATAGGgttctaacaaaaataaagggACCAAAGCTACTCTTCTATATGATAAACTGCAGGatagaaagaatgaaaaagagtGTAACTACTCAAAAGAACTAATAAAGCACCAGATGATTGGActacaacaactacaacaatgCCTCAGTCACGAATAAGTTGAGGTCCGCTACCAGAATGCTGAAATAGCTAAACAAATGACTACTTCCATGACTGACTTCATTATGatgttaacatttttttatttctttgcaTAAAGTATTCAACTTAGGATTCCACAAGAAGCATATATGCTCTCACATGCTCCTAATGGATGGgccaaaagaataaaaagtagGCTCAAAATCTCAATAAGTGAAGCAGTTcacaaagagaaaaatttaCTTGCTTGATTCGTCGTGGACCCCAACTTGAGGAAGACCATCTGGACCGAGAAAACATTTCAGCATACAGACCGTCATTGATTAAACCCCTAGAGCAATACACAGAACAAATCCAGAAGAGGCcaattatgatgaaattaagATGGATCAGTGAAATACAAACTCATAAATGACTGATAAAACCTATCGCATTATGTTCTTCAATTTTCCTTTTAGCAAGTTTAAGTGTAGCACTTCACTCTAGATAACAATAGAAAAATGTAGGTGAACAAGTGACAAATGAGTACCAATAGCCAAAATGTAACAGAGACTTGAAATAACATTTCTGTATTATCGAAGACGTGGTTGATAACTATGATGGGAACATCAAGATTCCAGTTTGATTTACCTGGTATGGAAATCTGTTATTACAGCATTAACAACATTGACTGTAAACTTTCTTCCCAGGAGCTTCTTCTTCAGTTCTACAGCCGTAAGTGCTCTGCACAGTAAAAAAGCATGCATCAAAAAAGTGGTTCTCTTTGCATCAGTGTGAGGGCCTCTTTTCTTAACTTCAATagttggaaagataatttatGTGCATCAGCAAGGTTCTAACAGTTTCATCGTTCACGCATCTAAGTGAAATCAACGCTCACACAACTCTATGTGGTATGCCCGTATATAATCAAGGAGATGAATGTCTTATCCATCTAGTATAAAACTCAGAGAGTCAGAGTCACCAACACTCAGGTTGCAAGTAAGATCAGTGCAGTGAGCTAATAATAGTTGACTGCAAATAATAACGACCAGATAGAGAGAGACGAGACATTTAATATTCTAACCTTGAAGCAAGTAATCGAACTGCGATTGTCTCAGCATCTTGCCTAGCTTTATCAGTTTCAGCTATACCATGTTCAAGTACAAAATCTTCATCAACTTCATCTTCCTTCCCTGAAATTCCATATTCAGCCTCttatttgaatttgagtttCCACTACAGGTAAAAACAACAGAGAGATGTGAATCAATTCAACCATACCCCATTCAACCTCATCATATAGGCTGGTGATAAGCTTTTGCTTATGATTTCGAGACTTGGAATGAAAAGGTATATCTCCGTACTTCGATCCTCCACCACCGACAGAAAATTCAGTTTCCTGAACTTTCCTGTTTAAGAAGCTGTTTTTTTCGATGTCCAAAAAGTGCTTCTTTGGCAAAGCAGATTCTGACTCTTGGCTTTCATTAGATCTCTTGGGGATGTGCCTGACTGGAAAAGCGCTATAATCTCTGCCTCGGGAGCAGCTTATGGCACTAAACTTCTGCACCctaataatcatatattcatatcatactAAAACAAACCATTTTATTGGACTAACATACATACAAAGCCAACCATAGTTATATGCCCATTTCAATAAATGTGTATGAGCTGTACTATATTTCATGGCCATATTTGCCCTAAATATCAAAGCTTTGCTTAGCCAAACCATGAGACGCAGGTATCGATTTCAAGAATTTTGAGAACGAACTGTCTAGATCATTTCTATGTGCAGATTTCAAATTTGCTTTAACAAATCCACGTAATACAAGAACTCATTTCGAGAAGTTGAAGAATGAACTGTCCTAATATTTTCTATGGTCAAATTTTCTCTAAAGATCAAATCTTAGCTTTACAGATTCATGTAACAGAAGTAACCATTTCAAGAATTTCGAGAATAAACAGCGGTACTCTATTAGTTAAATGATCATGCTTACCTAAAAATCAAACCTTTTTTAACCAATTCACATAACACAAGAACTTATTCAAACCTTTTCTTCACGAATCCATTAACACAAGTACCAATTTCAAGAATTGGGAGAATGAACTGCTGAAATCTCTTCCTATTGTCATGTTTGTCCTAGAGATAAAACCTTTTCACTAAAAACCCCACGTAACACAACTACCCATTTCGATAATTTGGACAATGAACTGTAATAATCTTTTCGATGGTCACATTTGGCCTACAAAAAACAAACCTTTTCTTCACTAAATCTACTCACACAAATACCCATTTCAAGAATTTGGAGAATGAACTGCAGTAATCTCTTCCTATGGTCATATATGTCCTAAAGATCAGACCTTTTCTCTAATAAAACCCAACATAACACAACTACCCATTTTCAACAATTTGGACAATTAACTGCTGTTATCTTTTCTATAGtcattttttccataaaaattaaatcttttctTAACCAACCCACTTCACAGAATCACAGAAGCACTTAAAAGAAATGTCAGGTTATAAAAATACTATTCTATAACATCAAAAAATGCAGTAATATGTGTGAACATGACAGAAGAACTCTAGTAAACATAGTTGCAGCTACTAGTATAAAGAATTTACTATAAATTCTCAAGTGAGGAAAATTGCTAACCAGGGGATGATAATGGCTCTAGAATGAAACAGGATTGAAGCTTTAACTATGAAAGGAAGTGCCATGTTCTGTTTCCCAGAGCTAGGGCTTTGTACATTTTAATTTGGCTAAAGTGCCAAAAAGTGACTCTTGAACTATATTTTATGCTTTTACTTTGCTTTTTTTGCACAAATATATGTCTCAAAGGAGTATGTGACTAATTTCTGgcacatgaaaaaattaatagacTAACTTCTAACACATAATAAAActttaaatcttgaatttatatttCGTTGAACGGTTGAAAAAAGAGACTGGAAATTCCTAATATTTGCTAATATATTACTCAATCGTAAGTACAATAATTTGACGTTTATAATAATTTCGTTATATATTGtcttcaaattataaaaaaaatttgctccaaaaaaaattgtctaaatGGTTTTAAGttgcaacaaaaacaaaaattataggAATGTCAAAAGGAGATAtcttcccaaaaaaaaaaaacaatgcaCTACTATTCGCCAATTACTCATTTTGTGTGATACAGTCAAAATTTTAACTGTGAattagaatataattttattttttttaaaaaaaaaatgtatatattaaaatctacataaaaatagagtaataattaataaattaatgaatactCAGTTGCTGAGTTTGCTGTCTCTTTGTTCAATTGTAATTGACATAGAGATAAAGATGATGTTTAAGAGTATCACAGAGACAATATAACTTGATGTTCATTATATCCACACAAAAGCCTTTGATGTTTCATTCCAAATATCAAAACAAAGAACACTttctacatatattttaaagttttatcagtttgtatatataaatacatgGCAATATATATCACTTCAAATAAAGTTTGAGGATATATTAGTGGTTGAAGTCCTCAATGACATCAACAACCATCTCTCAGTAATGAGGGGCATGCTCCAAAATGCATGAAGTGGCTGTACAAGAACTACCAAATTAGTTGATCCAAATGATGTGTAGTATATAAATATCAAACTTCTCTCAGggcaaaaacatgaattttccGCGCGGTGTTGATCTGCTTCTTCTCAATTCTGGAGCCAATGAGTTGTTCACTTCCTTTGAATTTCGAGCAATTCTATTGGCATTTGATGGTTTGTCTTCTGGTTTTCTGAATTCAGGATTGAATGAATTGTTTACCTCAGCATTTCGAAGCATGTTATTGCCACTTGATGGTCTGTCTTCATATTTACCAGCTAAAAATGCTTCAACTGTCTGTGATATTTCTCTGTGTGAAATCGATTAGTTAATACAAAAAATAGTTGTTATATAGTATGTGTAGATTCTCAGAGAAGTAGGCCTTACCGTTCAACGTTTTGAGAGTTCCTTGAGAAGTTTCTTGGAAGATTTCCATTACCAAACCTTATGGTTCCACTTATATTGGATCCAACAAATCCATTCTCATTTTCAGACTCAGAAACATCGCTTCTCTGAGCTTCGTCCATCATTCCACCATGACATCCATCAGAAAGTAAGGTCACTGAAACATCTGATTTAATCTGTATTTTAGTTGATAACTGATGCTTGGATTTGAGCTTGTTCTCATTTTTACTTTTCCTGATTGCACCTTGTCTTACATTAAGCACTTGCTTAAACTGCTCCTCGTCGTGTTCTGGAATTTTCCTGTTGCTCATCTTCTGGAGGCTATATAGAACATCAGAGATATTTTCTTGCCTGGATTGCTCTCTTGAACTCTGATATCCTCTCGTTCTATCCGAAGAGACAATAGCTGGCATATTGGTACTAGACTTATTGATGGTGACAGGAGCTCTAGCAGGAAAAGGCAGTTTCATTACTGGTTGATTTTCAAATGTTTCAGGCTTGTTTCTGCTTCTGACATGAGCACCTCTATCTGTTGATATTGATCTTCTAACGGGTGGCGATGGTGATCTCCTCATGGGGGAGGCTGCTGATTTTTCCTCTGTGAGCAAGGGCATTTTTGGGATGAAATCCTTGTCCGTGAACTTCGAGGAAAACTGAGACCTCCTTTGTTTACCTGATGAACAGCTTCTTACCTATCTCACCACAACAGAAGTAATTAACAGTTGCAAGTATGATACGTGAAATGTGATGTTTTACTTGGATTTCCAACTCATTTACCTCTCTAATGTCATCCAGAGGACGCTGATTAGCTTCCGTTTTCAAGTTACTATTACCAATGTGCCTCATTGTTCGTAGAGGTGATGCTTGCCCTCGAACATTTACACTACTTTTTAGGAGTTCAAGTTCAGCTTCCTTCTTCTCCAGCACTTGCTTAAGGTTTGAGATCTAAATTAACCAGAAACAACACAAAGACATCAATTACAGTTACAAGAAATTGTTTGGTACTTTCAACCAGTAATTAAGAAGTTATGACCTCTTCTTTCATGTCTCGAATTTCACCAGTTTCTTTGTTAGATCGAGCTGCGCCAAGATCTATGGAAGCAACCCTCTCAGCAAACTTGAGGGTGCTAACTGTTTCTCCAAATGCATCTGCCTCTGGATTTATGTGCACAAACATCAACGTCTTTGCCTGACCACCTGTAAAAGAGAAGgtaaaaatattaacttttcaGGATTTTCGGTCTTTTTCAGCAGGATTATACATGGGTGTGATATGCCTAGATAGATCGAAATAGGAATACTATCATTATTGGAGGTGAAAATGATTGCATTAACGAATTAAACTCgaaaaaaatgaccaaaaagtGATCATTATCTACCTAATGAGTCTTGTAATACTTGAGTAAGCTTGCTGTTTCTATAAGGAATATGTGAGCTCTTTTGTGCAAGAGCAGAGATAACATCTCCTAATGCTGACAAAGATTTGTTTATATGTTGCGCCTCCTTTAGTCTCTCGCCAACAGCTTCAGATTTATCTACTCTCTCACTTCCAGCTAAATCCACAAGGTGAAGGCAGCCCTTTAATGTAGATCCAGATACCAGCTCTCTTCCTCGAACATGAACTGTCAGAATACTGCAAATGTaggaagaaaattaaagaagaataaCCTCATGCAACACTTCATAATGTTCATCTACTTATGTAACAGGTACCTGTGAGACCTACTACTCCGCTCATTTAAAGCAGTAGCACCGACAGCACGGTTCTTCTGCCCAATTCTCATCAAATCAAGTACATCTTGAGTGCATGTAACTGGAACTAGACTAGCATCAGGTACATTGAGGCCATTCAGTTGAGAATTATTTCGTATATCCAATgtttgaaatgttaaggttagACAAAAAAATCCGAATTTTTTACTGTGTAAATGATGCAGTTCAGTTGAGCGTGTTACTATGTAATTCATCATATATCTGTGTAAAGGATATCGCCTGTTAGCCCCGTCAATGACTAAGAGATCTCTCACTTGCTCATTATATATTTCGATCATTTGGACTCCAACTTCATACTCTATCATGTCCTGTCTTGCCTTTGTAGTGCTGAATAAATCACGCAAAGCACGATAATTTACACCCCATGTCTCCTCTGTGTTCAAGTCTGGACCACTCTGGAAGCATgaaatatatgcatttgtaaGATGTCAAAATGCAACGCACTGTTATCAGTACTTGAAGTAACACAATATTCAATCCCATCAAACATTATATCACTTAAAATTACCATGGTGTATGTCTTTCCCGAGCCAGTCTGTCCATAGGCAAAGATACAAACATTAAAACCATCAAGGACAGTCCTAACCAACGGCTGAGTGTCCACGTATATTTGTtctgaaaatacaaaaagaaagatGTTGATTAAGAGAATTCTCCACAAACACAATCTTGTGATAGAAGAGAATGAAATGTGCTACTTATTATAGACAGAAAAAGAGAGAAGGTGCTAGAGCAAGGCGAGGTGAGAAAGAAGACATACGTTGAGTTACTTTGGTTCCAAAGACCTTGTTGAAACTGAAAATCTTCCTAGCATCTTTACCCTGCTTACGAGGATTGACAATCATGATGTCTCCATTTTCTCCGATATAATCAACTGTGGACTGCATATCAGGTGGTCCTGATAGGAAGGGCCTAACTCTACAATATACCCTTATTGTCCCTGGTGAAGAAGTAAAAACTTAACTTCTATACCACAaacattttatatgaaaatgtgaGAATTCAAGAAACTTACCTTTTAGGTCCTGGACTTGATTGTAAAGCAACCGATTTTCTTCCAATACTTTGTGATAAGAAGATGAGGCCACCTCGAGGCCCTTAATATGGTGCACTGAGGAAAATCACTTTCAGATTCAAATTCAGCGAAAAGATTATAGGATTTGGTAGATGGAACAGAAGTTACATTCATTTTTGTACAAATAAGGACATTAACGTAGTACTAACCAAGCCTTCTAAATTCTTCTTCCCATCCTGACTTATACTTTTGAACGTCTAGCTTGGTTTCTCTGCAAAAAATTTTGAGCTCCTGAACGATAAATTAACGAGACAAGAATCAGTCGTTTCCTCGTTAGTCTTCATTGTTTATTTGTGTTTTATACTATTCTCTACAAACAAATTGTTGTCCATGATTCAATCAACTTGCTGTAGTCAAATTATCATACCTCTAACTCCTTTTGTTGAACATCAACTATTTCTTCATTGGCTGCGGTGAAACCATTATTACACCAGCTGCTTTCACGTTTCCCACCGCAAATGCATTCACTGGAGACCAAGCTAGTTCTGTGGCGCAAATAGTTTGATATGGCTTCGAGAACTTCCGATCTTGATAAAGTACTGCACTCATCTGCCAATATTTTCTTCAGAAAAAGTCTGAGCTGCAAGTGCCAAAGTAACTGTTAATCTACCACATTCGGTGACAAATGGTAATCGACATTAATATTGGTGTTACACAAGAAAATGCCTATCACAAAGTTGCTGTTGTTACCTGATTACTCTGAGAAACCAGCAATCCAGAGAAGTTCTTGACTACTTTCCTCAGCACAGCATCAATTACCTGCAAATGTTCATCCTTAGTACAAAAGAAGGAATGACCCTTGAAATTTGTCTAACGTGAGATGTCTAAATGAAATGCATATACCAACTACTAGCTGCGGCTTCAATAAGGACGTTCTGTTTTTAGATAAACTACACATAGTCTTACCTACCATTGAATTCAAAGGGAAGTCCTCAACTCCATTCCTCTCCATAAGATAAGCCTGTAGAAGCCCGAGACCAAAGCGATCAAAGAGGAAGGTCAGTATATTAGCAGCATTTGAATCTTCAAGCGAGACTTCGCTAGATAAATGGAGAAATTCCAACAGCTGGTCGAATTGTGATGACTCAGAGTCATCCACTGATTCATCTGCACTGTCACTACCACCAAATGAGGACGGTGATCCTTTAGGACAGGACGTGATCCTGACAGTTCCACCATACTTCCAAACTCCAATTCCTCCAGCTTGTTTCCATTCATAATATCCTTTAAGGCACAAAATGCAGTCTACAACTTTGTTTGATGAAC contains these protein-coding regions:
- the LOC107024104 gene encoding uncharacterized protein LOC107024104; this encodes MALPFIVKASILFHSRAIIIPWVQKFSAISCSRGRDYSAFPVRHIPKRSNESQESESALPKKHFLDIEKNSFLNRKVQETEFSVGGGGSKYGDIPFHSKSRNHKQKLITSLYDEVEWGKEDEVDEDFVLEHGIAETDKARQDAETIAVRLLASRALTAVELKKKLLGRKFTVNVVNAVITDFHTRGLINDGLYAEMFSRSRWSSSSWGPRRIKQALIKKGVSEVDADNAIKLVFKNDEAGEEQESRESGHAISKPSLDQLYVQASKQWLKGQDVPREKRKARIIRWLQYRGFDWSVVSFILKKLESSHPQ
- the LOC107024109 gene encoding kinesin-like protein KIN-14F codes for the protein MPQESNQNQSNSLFNSPVKNFRGLKGNLGYNSSSNEVSNTEEMFNDLDLAQRKAEEAAARRYQAAEWLRQMDSGASEVLPKEPSEEEFRCALRNGLILCNVLNKVNPGAVHKVVVNSVVDMSSECAAQSAIQYFENMRNFLVAVGKMQLLTFEASDLEKGGSSNKVVDCILCLKGYYEWKQAGGIGVWKYGGTVRITSCPKGSPSSFGGSDSADESVDDSESSQFDQLLEFLHLSSEVSLEDSNAANILTFLFDRFGLGLLQAYLMERNGVEDFPLNSMVIDAVLRKVVKNFSGLLVSQSNQLRLFLKKILADECSTLSRSEVLEAISNYLRHRTSLVSSECICGGKRESSWCNNGFTAANEEIVDVQQKELEELKIFCRETKLDVQKYKSGWEEEFRRLVHHIKGLEVASSSYHKVLEENRLLYNQVQDLKGTIRVYCRVRPFLSGPPDMQSTVDYIGENGDIMIVNPRKQGKDARKIFSFNKVFGTKVTQQQIYVDTQPLVRTVLDGFNVCIFAYGQTGSGKTYTMSGPDLNTEETWGVNYRALRDLFSTTKARQDMIEYEVGVQMIEIYNEQVRDLLVIDGANRRLDIRNNSQLNGLNVPDASLVPVTCTQDVLDLMRIGQKNRAVGATALNERSSRSHSILTVHVRGRELVSGSTLKGCLHLVDLAGSERVDKSEAVGERLKEAQHINKSLSALGDVISALAQKSSHIPYRNSKLTQVLQDSLGGQAKTLMFVHINPEADAFGETVSTLKFAERVASIDLGAARSNKETGEIRDMKEEISNLKQVLEKKEAELELLKSSVNVRGQASPLRTMRHIGNSNLKTEANQRPLDDIREVRSCSSGKQRRSQFSSKFTDKDFIPKMPLLTEEKSAASPMRRSPSPPVRRSISTDRGAHVRSRNKPETFENQPVMKLPFPARAPVTINKSSTNMPAIVSSDRTRGYQSSREQSRQENISDVLYSLQKMSNRKIPEHDEEQFKQVLNVRQGAIRKSKNENKLKSKHQLSTKIQIKSDVSVTLLSDGCHGGMMDEAQRSDVSESENENGFVGSNISGTIRFGNGNLPRNFSRNSQNVEREISQTVEAFLAGKYEDRPSSGNNMLRNAEVNNSFNPEFRKPEDKPSNANRIARNSKEVNNSLAPELRRSRSTPRGKFMFLP